In Pseudomonas sp. FP1742, the DNA window GGTTGAAGCGCCTGACGCAGAGGCTCGGTAATACCAAAGGTTTTGCGGGCAATGCCCAGCAGTTCGGCATAGATCGGGCAGTCGGGATTGGCTTGATAGTGGGTCTGGTTGCCCTGACGGGTCATGATCAGCACGCCTGCCCGCTGCAACCGATCCAGCTCGCGCATGAGGCTGCCTTTACCCACTTGAGCCCAGCGGGCGATCTCGTTGGCGTAAAAACTTCGGTCGGGTTTACCAAACAGCAGGCCGAGCACTTTTTGCTGGGTGGTGGTGAACAAGGCTTCGCTCAATGACAGGTTTTTCACGGCAACGACCGATAAGTCCCAAAAAAGGAACGATAGGTCCCTTTTTGGGAATCTTCAACCTAATGCAGAAACCTTTGTGGCGAGGGGGCTTGCCCCCTCGCCACAGGGATCCGGTCAGACCAGACCCGCACTTACAAGCAGTTCCTCCAGCGCGAGCAAGTCAGGCACCTTCGCCACTTGCTCCCCCACCTGCACCGCCGCCTTCTCCAGCGAACACAACGGCACGTCGACATAACTCAACTGACTGTCGAGCTTGTAAGACCGTGGAATCCCCTGCACCAATAACGCAATGAACTTAAGCTCAGGCCGCCCACCGAGGGCATTGAGGATGACGATCCGCGCCCGTTCCCCGATCACCACTTTGTTGCCACACGCCGACTCGAAACTGAGCAGTGGAATCTGCCGTTCGCGCCAGGTCACCCGCCCCAGGTACCACGGCGGTGTATCGAGATCGAAAGCCCCCGGCTGATAGTCGATGAGTTCGGCGACGGCAACGTTGGGCAGGATCAGGTTGCGGTCGGCCAGGGGCAGCAGCAACCCCGTGAGGTTGCTGGAACGGTGTTCATGCATGGGTTTTGCTCCACCGGGCGATGCTGTCGAGCAGCACCGATTCCTGATACGGCTTGCCGAGGTAGTCGTTGACGCCGATGGCCATGGCGCGGTCGCGGTGTTTCTGGCCGGTGCGGGAGGTGATCATGATGATCGGCAGATGCCGCAAGCGCTCGTCGGCGCGCACTTGGGTGGCCACTTCAAAGCCGTCCATGCGCGGCATTTCGATGTCCAGCAGCATCAGGTCGGGCATGTGTTCTTCCAGCAGCAGCATGGCGTCGACACCGTCCTTGGCGGTCAGCACGTTCATGCCGTGGCGTTCCAGCAGGCGGCTGGTGACCTTGCGCACGGTGACCGAATCATCGACCACCAGCACCAGCAACGGCCGTTGCGATTCGGGCTCGACGTCCTGTGTCACCGGCCGTTGCGGCACCCGCGTTTGCATCCCGCGGATCGGCGCCAGCAAGTCGAGAATCAGCACCACCCGGCCATCGCCCAGGATCGTCGCGCCGGACAACCCCTGCACCGCGGCGAACTGCGGGCCGAGGCTTTTGACCACGATTTCCCGGGTGCCGGCCATGGCGTCCACCCGCACCGCGACGTGCCGTTCGTTGCACTGCACCAGCAACACCGGCAACGGCAGGCTCTGGCCCAGCAGTTTCGGGCGCGTGCTGGTTTTCAGCAGCTCGCCGAGATAGCACAGCTCATAACGTTGCCCGGCGTACTCGTAGGTCGGTGGATCAAGCCGGTAATGCCCTTCCAGTTCGTTGGGCAACACCCGAACGATGCCGTCGATGGTGTTCAACGGGATCGCGTATTGATCCTCCCCGCATTGCACCATCAACGCGCGGTTGACCGACACGGTGAATGGCAGGCGAATCCGGAAATGCACGCCCTGCCCAGGCACAGAGTCGATGGTCATGCTGCCGCCGAGCTGCCGGACTTCTTCGTGAACCACGTCCATGCCCACGCCACGCCCGGAGATCTGGGTGATTTTCTCGGCGGTGGAAAACCCCGGTTGCAGGATGAATTGCAGCACGTCGCGATCACTGATGTCGCTGTCCGGGGCGAGCAGCCCGCGCTTGATCGCCTTGCGCCGCACGGCGTCCAGCGGCACGCCGGCGCCGTCGTCGCAGATGTCGAAAATGATGTCGCCACCCTCTCGCGACAAGTCGAGGGTGATCTTGCCCTGGGCCGGTTTACCGGCCGCGATCCGCACCTCGGCCGATTCCAGCCCATGGTCGACGGCGTTGCGCAGCATGTGTT includes these proteins:
- a CDS encoding chemotaxis protein CheW: MHEHRSSNLTGLLLPLADRNLILPNVAVAELIDYQPGAFDLDTPPWYLGRVTWRERQIPLLSFESACGNKVVIGERARIVILNALGGRPELKFIALLVQGIPRSYKLDSQLSYVDVPLCSLEKAAVQVGEQVAKVPDLLALEELLVSAGLV